The Tenrec ecaudatus isolate mTenEca1 chromosome 4, mTenEca1.hap1, whole genome shotgun sequence region TCCAGGGACTCTCTGATGACCCCTACATCCAGAAACTGCTCTTTGTCTTATTCCTGTTTGTCTACCTGGTCACTGTGCTAGGAAATCTGCTTCTCATGTCCCTTGTCCGGCTCGACTCCCATCTTCACATGCCCATGTACTTTTTTCTCTGCAACTTGTCTCTGGTAGACCTCTGTTTCTCCACCAACATCGTCCCTCAGGCCCTTGTTCACCTGCTGTCCAGGAAGAAGACTATCTCATTCCTACGCTGTGCAGCTCAGCTTTTACTCTTCCTCATTTTTGGTGGGACACAATGTGCCCTTCTGGCAGTGATGTCCTATGACCGATACGTGGCCATCTGCAATCCTTTGCATTACTCCAGCATCAtgacctggagggtgtgtgtcCAGCTAGCCACAGGGTCATGGAGCAGCGGCCTTCTTGTGTCTATTGTGGACACCACCTTCACTCTGCGGTTACCCTACCGAGGCAGCAACTCCGTCGCTCATTTCTTTTGTGAGGCCCCCGCCCTGTTGCTCCTCGCCTCCGCCGACACCCACATGTCCGAGATGGCCATTTTTCTTGTGGGGGTGGTTATTCTCCTCATACCTGTTTCCTTAATTTTGGTTTCCTATGGCAACATTATAGTGACTGTGATTAGGATGAAGTCAACTGCTGGGCGGCTGAAGGCTTTCTCTACCTGTGGCTCCCACCTCATGGTTGTCATCCTATTTTATGGGTCAGCCATTATCACCTACATGACCCCAAAGTCTTCCAAAGAGCAGGAAAAACTAGTGTCTGTGTTCTATGCAGTGGTAACTCCCATGCTTAACCCGCTCATCTACAGCCTGAGGAACAAGGATGTGAAGGGGGCTCTGAGAAAAGCAGCCTCAAGGAATGTCCTGTGCAAACTTGGTTTCTACCACTGACACTGAGCTCACAGACTACCACCCTTCTGGTAAGACTtgagtagttgtttttttttgtgaatCTGTAATATGGCAGGAGGATCATCTTTGGGCTTTGGCGAACAGTCAACCACTTAACTTTTGTGCTAGCAGAGTTTCATTTAAGAAACATTAAGCCCTTACTATGAGCTGGATGTAGTACCACAtgagtgatccttagaggcaagaattgtgatgcatttttttttcatagtttggacatgttgtcaagagcatCCAGTTCTAGGCCAAAGacatcacgtttattaaagtcgaAAAagtccacaccaaactcactgccattgagtcggtgctgaGTCTTAGCAACATTATTGGAcatgatagaactgccccctctgaATTTCCTAGACTctgatttacaggagtagaaagccctgtctttctcttgtggagtggctgctgattGTGAACTGGAAGTGTTactaagtagaggggcagctaaaaagaggaaggccctcaaggagatggattgatgccccggctgcaacaatggatgcaAGCACAGGAACagatgtgaggatgacacaggacagggtaaTATTTGGTTCTATTGAGCAGATGTCGCTAGGGGTCAGAACCCATTcaacggcatctaacaacagatggcgtgtgtgtgtgtgtgtgtgtgtgtgtgtgtgtgtgacatgtgGACTATGGGTAACATGAGTACAATAAATCACTCCAATAGAGAGAACATCTAAAGATTTATTAGCAACGTTATCACAGCCATGCCATAACAATTCATTACACCCCTCCTTGATATCTGAAACAATATCTTTCCCTAGAACCATTTTCAGTAGGAAGCAGAGGgagaaaccattaaaaaaaacaacaacaaatcaacaaCAGAGAACATAGTTGCTTCAGTACCTGGTTCCGGTCATGGGGTCTAAGTTGATCATCAAagcttcttccttccccccctccttttCATGGCGTTCTTATTTTCCTCACGCATCTCACTTGGCTGGGGCTCTTTGCCTGGTATGTTGCTATTGTGTTTCTCTAGAGTTTCTTTCCTGTCACACTTGAGTGCTTGGCATTCTTATTGACTCTGAAGCTTATCTGTGACCAGAACAGTTGTTCAAGGAGATTTAACcaactgaaaagttggaggttcaagtctaccta contains the following coding sequences:
- the LOC142446731 gene encoding olfactory receptor 2D2-like translates to MRLTNQTLVREFFLQGLSDDPYIQKLLFVLFLFVYLVTVLGNLLLMSLVRLDSHLHMPMYFFLCNLSLVDLCFSTNIVPQALVHLLSRKKTISFLRCAAQLLLFLIFGGTQCALLAVMSYDRYVAICNPLHYSSIMTWRVCVQLATGSWSSGLLVSIVDTTFTLRLPYRGSNSVAHFFCEAPALLLLASADTHMSEMAIFLVGVVILLIPVSLILVSYGNIIVTVIRMKSTAGRLKAFSTCGSHLMVVILFYGSAIITYMTPKSSKEQEKLVSVFYAVVTPMLNPLIYSLRNKDVKGALRKAASRNVLCKLGFYH